One part of the Arachidicoccus terrestris genome encodes these proteins:
- a CDS encoding S53 family peptidase, giving the protein MLKIDFNSVPYQPMPGTLQNRMAEAADREVDAETQIEVTLVLRYETNPDTFHANFQVATREAFTAQFHASAEDIQLVRAFAEHFGLTVAKASPDQRTVELKGTAAAFSKAFHVKLVSCSTKHGQTFRSRSGHIELPAPMLPVVEAIFGLDNRPVATPKYRVAKKKTKNRQHIIAHRAIKQAFYPNELSVIYGYPEGFTGENQRIGIIELGGGYRMQDMNTYFKQLNLPTPDIITVSVDGGVNNPTKPDSADVEVVLDIEVAGAVAPNAGIIVYFAPNTEKGFFDAIHAAVYDKQNTPSILSISWGASEGNWNEQSRKTYNETFQTAARMGVTVCAAAGDNGSSDGVADGKVHVDFPASSPFVLSCGGTSLTVQNQRIVSEIVWHNPDGGATGGGVSDFFEKPAYQQQINVPVSLNSGFAGRGVPDIAGNADPNSGYHILVDGQKLVVGGTSAVAPLVAGLIARINQEENKLAGFIHNDLYMGKYKYRDITEGDNKTTEDNQGYTAAKGWDPCTGWGILLDIA; this is encoded by the coding sequence ATGCTCAAAATAGATTTCAATTCAGTACCCTACCAGCCCATGCCCGGTACACTTCAAAATAGAATGGCAGAGGCCGCTGACAGGGAAGTAGATGCTGAAACCCAGATAGAAGTAACGCTTGTGTTGCGTTATGAAACAAATCCAGACACCTTTCATGCTAATTTTCAGGTGGCGACGCGGGAGGCTTTTACCGCACAGTTCCATGCTAGTGCAGAAGATATTCAACTAGTGAGGGCATTTGCTGAACATTTTGGTCTTACTGTAGCCAAAGCGTCTCCAGATCAAAGAACGGTTGAACTAAAAGGCACGGCAGCGGCGTTTTCAAAGGCCTTTCATGTAAAACTTGTTTCATGTTCAACAAAACATGGGCAAACTTTTCGAAGTAGAAGCGGCCATATTGAGCTACCAGCGCCGATGCTACCTGTTGTAGAAGCCATTTTTGGGTTAGATAACCGTCCAGTGGCAACACCCAAATACCGTGTAGCAAAAAAAAAGACTAAAAACAGGCAACACATTATTGCTCATCGTGCTATCAAGCAAGCCTTTTATCCGAATGAGTTATCAGTCATTTATGGTTATCCTGAAGGGTTCACAGGTGAAAATCAACGTATTGGTATCATAGAACTTGGAGGCGGTTACCGAATGCAGGACATGAATACATACTTTAAACAACTGAATCTTCCAACACCTGATATAATAACCGTTTCCGTAGATGGAGGCGTTAATAATCCTACAAAGCCCGACAGCGCTGACGTCGAAGTAGTGCTGGATATTGAAGTAGCTGGGGCCGTTGCACCGAATGCCGGAATTATTGTCTATTTCGCACCTAATACGGAGAAAGGCTTTTTTGATGCCATACATGCCGCCGTATATGATAAGCAAAATACGCCTTCCATACTTTCCATCAGTTGGGGAGCGTCTGAAGGGAACTGGAACGAACAGTCGAGAAAAACCTATAATGAAACTTTTCAAACGGCCGCCAGGATGGGGGTTACCGTTTGTGCAGCTGCGGGAGATAACGGCTCTTCCGACGGAGTTGCAGATGGTAAGGTGCATGTTGATTTTCCAGCATCCAGCCCCTTCGTATTAAGCTGCGGCGGCACTAGCCTTACAGTGCAGAATCAAAGGATTGTATCGGAAATCGTCTGGCATAATCCAGATGGCGGTGCTACAGGCGGAGGCGTAAGCGATTTTTTTGAAAAGCCGGCCTATCAACAACAAATAAATGTCCCCGTTTCTCTCAATAGCGGTTTTGCCGGAAGAGGCGTTCCGGATATTGCCGGCAATGCTGACCCAAACAGCGGCTATCATATACTGGTAGATGGTCAAAAATTGGTAGTAGGTGGAACAAGTGCCGTAGCTCCTTTAGTGGCTGGGCTGATCGCACGCATTAATCAAGAGGAAAACAAACTTGCGGGGTTTATTCATAACGATTTATACATGGGTAAATATAAATATCGGGATATTACTGAAGGAGACAATAAGACCACAGAAGACAATCAGGGATATACTGCGGCAAAAGGATGGGATCCCTGTACGGGTTGGGGCATTTTGCTTGATATTGCCTGA
- a CDS encoding DUF4382 domain-containing protein, translated as MKKFMLFTLTIASLSIIGLSCTKSDDNSPGSASVNFHLTDAPASYDQVNVDVQSIQVQTNQDTGWQTLTLIQPGVYNLIKLRNGADTLLSRATLPAGTISQIRLVLGTENSVVIDGQSHPLATPSSMQSGLKFNFHQTLVANGAYDIWIDFDANKSVVKEGNGSYALKPVIKAYSQETDGQIKGYVLPYMASESVLAISNGDTAYAYPASTDGFFMFKGLVEGNYTVVFSAGMESGLKDTTLTDVNVSYGQVTDLGTTNLVSLNP; from the coding sequence ATGAAAAAGTTTATGTTATTCACCTTAACGATTGCTTCTTTGTCTATTATAGGATTGTCCTGCACCAAAAGCGATGACAATTCTCCAGGCTCGGCCTCCGTTAACTTTCATCTGACAGATGCACCCGCCTCCTATGACCAGGTAAATGTTGATGTTCAGTCAATACAGGTTCAAACCAATCAAGATACTGGATGGCAAACCTTAACACTTATTCAACCTGGTGTATATAACCTTATCAAATTAAGAAACGGAGCAGATACCTTACTGAGCAGGGCTACCTTGCCAGCAGGCACGATTTCACAAATCCGGCTGGTTTTAGGAACAGAGAATTCCGTTGTGATAGATGGACAATCTCATCCTTTGGCCACTCCTTCATCAATGCAAAGTGGGTTAAAATTTAATTTTCATCAGACACTGGTGGCCAATGGTGCCTATGACATCTGGATAGATTTTGATGCTAATAAGTCTGTTGTAAAAGAGGGTAATGGCTCTTACGCCTTAAAGCCTGTCATAAAAGCTTACAGCCAGGAAACGGACGGGCAGATCAAAGGTTATGTTTTGCCTTATATGGCGTCCGAGTCTGTATTGGCGATCAGCAACGGCGATACGGCTTATGCCTATCCTGCTTCAACAGATGGTTTCTTTATGTTTAAAGGGCTTGTTGAAGGGAACTATACGGTCGTTTTTAGCGCTGGCATGGAATCCGGGCTTAAAGATACGACCCTGACAGATGTGAATGTCAGTTATGGACAAGTGACAGACCTGGGAACCACCAATTTAGTATCTCTAAACCCCTAA